In the Burkholderia multivorans ATCC BAA-247 genome, CGCTCGGCGCGATGGCATTCGGCCTGCTGTGGCTCGTATGGATTCTGTACACGACGCTGCATCTCGGCATCGGCGGCCTGTCGCTGCAGCTGTTCACCGAGTCGACGCCGCCGCCGAACACCGAAGGCGGCGGGCTTGCGAACGCGATCGTCGGCAGCCTGCTGCTGTGTGGCTTCGGTACGCTGATCGGCACGCCGATCGGCATCCTCGCGGGCGTCTATCTCGCCGAATACGGGCAGAAGAATCTGCTCGCGAGCACGATCCGCTTCATCAACGACATCCTGCTGTCGGCGCCGTCGATCGTCGTCGGGCTGTTCGTGTATGCGCTCGTCGTCGCGAAGTCGGGACGCTTCTCCGGCTGGGCCGGCGTGATCGCACTCGCGCTGCTGCAGATTCCGATCGTGATCCGCACGACCGAGAACATGCTGAAGCTCGTGCCGAACGCGCTGCGCGAAGCGGCCGTCGCGCTCGGCACGCCGAAGTGGCGCATGGTGTTGAAGATCACGCTGCGCGCATCGCTCGGCGGGATCGTGACGGGCGTGCTGCTCGCCGTCGCGCGGATCGCCGGCGAAACGGCGCCGCTGCTGTTCACCGCGCTGTCGAACCAGTTCTTCTCGCTCGACATGAGCCAGCCGATGGCGAACCTGCCGGTCACGATCTTCAAGTTCGCGATGAGCCCGTTCGCCGAGTGGCAGTCGCTCGCATGGGCAGGCGTGTTCCTGATTACGCTCGGGGTGCTCGGACTCAATATCCTGGCGCGCTCGGTCTTCTCGAAAAAGTAACGGCGGAGCAATCCGATGAATATGGCAGAAAGCCACCTGAATCCCGTCGAGCGCACGGCTGCGCCCGCCGGCACGCGCGACGCGGCCAACGGCCGCCCGCTCGCGCCGCTGAATGCGAAGATCGAGGTCAACAACCTCAACTTCTTCTACAACAAGTTCCATGCGCTGAAGAACATCAACCTGCGCATTCCGGAAGGGAAGGTGACGGCGTTCATCGGCCCGTCCGGCTGCGGCAAGTCGACGCTGCTGCGCACGTTCAACAAGATGTATGCGCTCTATCCGGAGCAGCGCGCCGAAGGCGAAATCCTGATGGACGGCGAGAACCTGCTGACGTCGAAGCGCGACATCTCGCTGCTGCGCGCCCGGATCGGCATGGTGTTCCAGAAGCCGACGCCGTTTCCGATGTCGATCTACGACAACATCGCGTTCGGCGTGAAGATGTTCGAAAAGCTCACGCGCTCGGAGATGGACGACCGCGTCGAATGGGCGCTGACGAAGGCCGCGCTCTGGAACGAGGTGAAGGACAAGCTGAACCAGAGCGGCTACGGGCTGTCGGGCGGCCAGCAGCAGCGGCTTTGCATCGCGCGCGGCATCGCGATCCGTCCGGAAGTGCTGCTGCTCGACGAGCCGTGTTCGGCGCTCGATCCGATCTCGACCGGCCGTATCGAGGAACTGATCGCCGAGCTCAAGAGCGACTACACGGTCGTGATCGTCACGCACAACATGCAGCAAGCCGCACGCTGCTCGGACTTCACGGCCTACATGTACCTGGGCGAGCTGATCGAATTCGGCGAAACCGAAAAGATCTTCATCAAGCCGGTACGCAAGGAAACCGAAGACTACATCACCGGCCGTTTCGGCTGATGACGGGGAACAACAATCATGTCGGATAAACATCTGTCGAGCCAGTTCGACGCCGATCTGAACGCGGTGTCGTCGAAGGTGCTGGAGATGGGCGGGCTCGTCGAGTCGCAGATCGTCGGCGCAATGCACGCGCTCAACGAGTTCGACCGCGACGCGGCCGAACGCGTGATCGCGGCCGAGGAAACGCTGAACGCGATGGAAGTCGACATCGACCAGGAGTGCGGAAACATCATCGCGCGGAGGCAGCCGGCCGCACGCGACCTGCGTCTTTTGATGTCGATTTCGAAAACGATTACGAACCTCGAACGCGCGGGCGACGAGGCCGAGAAGATCGCGAAGCGCGTGCGCCGCCTGATCGACGAGCCGGCTGCGCGTGCGGTCAACATCGCCGAGATCAAGGTGTCGGGCGAGATGGCCGTGACGATCCTGCGCCGCGCGCTCGACGCGTTCGCGCGCCTCGATACGGTGGCCGCCGCGCAGATCGTCAAGGACGACAAGGAAATCGACCAGGAATTCCGCGCGTTCGTGCGCAAGCTCGTGTCGTACATGCAGGAAGACCCGCGCACGATCTCGGTCGGTCTCGAGTATCTGTTCATCGCGAAGGCGATCGAACGGATCGGCGATCACGCGAAGAACATCGCCGAATTCATCATCTACATCGTGAAGGGCACGGACGTGCGGCATCAGCCGCGCGACACGCTCGATCGCGAAGCCAACAGTTAACGCGACTACGCCAGGAAGATAGAGGTGCCGATGCCCAGCAACATTCTCGTCGTTGAAGATGAACCCGCGATTTCGGAACTGATCTCGGTGAATCTCCAGCATGCCGGTCACTGTCCGATTCGCGCGTACAACGCTGAACAGGCGCAGAACCTGATCAGCGACGTGCTGCCCGATCTGGTGCTGCTCGACTGGATGCTGCCGGGCAAGTCCGGTATCGCGTTCGCGCGCGACCTGCGCAACAACGAACGGACCAAGCACATTCCGATCATCATGCTGACCGCGCGCGGCGACGAGCAGGACAAGGTGCTCGGCCTCGAGATCGGCGCGGACGACTACGTGACGAAGCCGTTCTCGCCGAAGGAACTGATGGCGCGCATCAAGGCGGTGCTGCGCCGTCGCGCGCCGCAGCTGACCGAAGACGTCGTGTCGATCAACGGGTTGCGTCTCGATCCGGCCACGCACCGTGTCGCCGCGCAGACGAACGGCAGCGAGATCAAGCTCGATCTCGGTCCGACCGAATTCCGGCTGCTGCATTTCTTCATGACGCATCCGGAGCGCGTGCACAGCCGCACGCAGCTGCTCGATCAGGTGTGGGGCGATCACGTCTTTGTCGAGGAGCGCACCGTCGACGTGCATATCAAACGATTGCGCGCGGCCTTGAAACCGGCCGGCTGCGATGCGATGATCGAAACCGTGCGCGGCAGCGGCTACCGGCTCGCGAAGCACGCGTAACGCCATCGGGCATGCCGGCAACGCGGCATGCCGTTCATTCTTTTGGACGCTGAATCATGAACATCATCTGGGCGCGCTTTCTGGTGTCGCTCGTGCTGCTCGTGCTGATCAGCGTACTGGTCGGCGTGTTCGCCGGCCCGACCGCGGGCTTCGGCTTCGCGGCCGCGATGCTGATCGTGCAGGGCTTTTTCAGTACGTTCCATACGCAGCGTCTGTGGCGGCTGCTCGATGCGCCGGTGTACGGCGAAGTGCCGAGCGCGCCCGGCATCTGGGGCGAGATCTACTACCGGCTGCACAAGCTCGCGAAGCAGTGGCACGCGCAGGTGCGGCAGGTCGAGCAGCAGCATTCGCGCTTCATCCAGGCGATCCAGGCCTCGCCGAACGGCGTCGCGATGCTCGACGATCACGACCAGATCGAGTGGTGCAACGCGATCGCCGAAGTGCATTTCGGTCTCGACGCGAAGCGCGACCTGCGCCAGCACATCACGAACCTCGTTCGTCATCCCGATTTCGTCCGCTATCTCAATGCGCAGCATTACGAGGAAACGCTCGTGATGCGCGGAATGGGCGACTCGCGGCAGAACGTGCTCGCCGTGCAGGTGTTTCCGTACGGCGAGAACCGCAAGCTGCTGCTCACGCAGGACATCACCGAGCTCGAGCGCACCGATGCGATGCGCCGCGACTTCGTCGCGAACGTGTCGCACGAGCTGAAGACGCCGCTTACCGTGCTGTCCGGCTTTCTCGAGACGATGCGCGAGCTGCCGCTCGGCGAAGAGGATCGCGCGCGCTATCTCGAGATGATGGAGCAGCAGGCGTCGCGGATGCGGCACATCGTCACCGATCTGCTGGTGCTCGCGAAGCTCGAAGGCGAAAGCAAGCCGCCGCTCGATCGCGCGATCGACATGCGCTCGGTGTTCGACCATCTGAAAGAGGACGCGCACACGCTGTCGAACGGCCATCACGACATCACGTTCTCGATCGACGACACGCTCGGCG is a window encoding:
- the phoR gene encoding phosphate regulon sensor histidine kinase PhoR, giving the protein MNIIWARFLVSLVLLVLISVLVGVFAGPTAGFGFAAAMLIVQGFFSTFHTQRLWRLLDAPVYGEVPSAPGIWGEIYYRLHKLAKQWHAQVRQVEQQHSRFIQAIQASPNGVAMLDDHDQIEWCNAIAEVHFGLDAKRDLRQHITNLVRHPDFVRYLNAQHYEETLVMRGMGDSRQNVLAVQVFPYGENRKLLLTQDITELERTDAMRRDFVANVSHELKTPLTVLSGFLETMRELPLGEEDRARYLEMMEQQASRMRHIVTDLLVLAKLEGESKPPLDRAIDMRSVFDHLKEDAHTLSNGHHDITFSIDDTLGVTGAQTEVFSAFANLVTNAIRYTPDGGKICVTWRREGAQGVFSVTDSGFGIPAADLPRLTERFYRVDRSRSRDTGGTGLGLAIVKHVLQRHDAHLYVQSEEGRGSTFTARFPASRIIAIRPASMAS
- the pstA gene encoding phosphate ABC transporter permease PstA, whose protein sequence is MSERMMNFPGPDGAALEAMRTRLQRKRKLTNAVALTASLGAMAFGLLWLVWILYTTLHLGIGGLSLQLFTESTPPPNTEGGGLANAIVGSLLLCGFGTLIGTPIGILAGVYLAEYGQKNLLASTIRFINDILLSAPSIVVGLFVYALVVAKSGRFSGWAGVIALALLQIPIVIRTTENMLKLVPNALREAAVALGTPKWRMVLKITLRASLGGIVTGVLLAVARIAGETAPLLFTALSNQFFSLDMSQPMANLPVTIFKFAMSPFAEWQSLAWAGVFLITLGVLGLNILARSVFSKK
- the phoB gene encoding phosphate regulon transcriptional regulator PhoB — translated: MPSNILVVEDEPAISELISVNLQHAGHCPIRAYNAEQAQNLISDVLPDLVLLDWMLPGKSGIAFARDLRNNERTKHIPIIMLTARGDEQDKVLGLEIGADDYVTKPFSPKELMARIKAVLRRRAPQLTEDVVSINGLRLDPATHRVAAQTNGSEIKLDLGPTEFRLLHFFMTHPERVHSRTQLLDQVWGDHVFVEERTVDVHIKRLRAALKPAGCDAMIETVRGSGYRLAKHA
- the phoU gene encoding phosphate signaling complex protein PhoU, translated to MSDKHLSSQFDADLNAVSSKVLEMGGLVESQIVGAMHALNEFDRDAAERVIAAEETLNAMEVDIDQECGNIIARRQPAARDLRLLMSISKTITNLERAGDEAEKIAKRVRRLIDEPAARAVNIAEIKVSGEMAVTILRRALDAFARLDTVAAAQIVKDDKEIDQEFRAFVRKLVSYMQEDPRTISVGLEYLFIAKAIERIGDHAKNIAEFIIYIVKGTDVRHQPRDTLDREANS
- the pstB gene encoding phosphate ABC transporter ATP-binding protein PstB; its protein translation is MNMAESHLNPVERTAAPAGTRDAANGRPLAPLNAKIEVNNLNFFYNKFHALKNINLRIPEGKVTAFIGPSGCGKSTLLRTFNKMYALYPEQRAEGEILMDGENLLTSKRDISLLRARIGMVFQKPTPFPMSIYDNIAFGVKMFEKLTRSEMDDRVEWALTKAALWNEVKDKLNQSGYGLSGGQQQRLCIARGIAIRPEVLLLDEPCSALDPISTGRIEELIAELKSDYTVVIVTHNMQQAARCSDFTAYMYLGELIEFGETEKIFIKPVRKETEDYITGRFG